A DNA window from Pseudomonas sp. GD03919 contains the following coding sequences:
- a CDS encoding DEAD/DEAH box helicase yields MELNTYQSQVIRDLETFIKRWQACNDSVLAYRAHWDDVGAVKMPGYKAAQHSAPQVCAKVPTAGGKTLIGLHATEAIFRGLQRRQGDARLCIWLVPSLSILQQVLTALRNPDHPYRQTLNRLFDGRVTVLDKSELLAGGQFSLDEVRDGLVLTVLSYDSLRATNKENRKLYQENSALEDFSETALALAEGTDPASLVAAMAGLNPVVIVDESHNVTSGLSQEMLCNLNPAFVFELTATPREGANIISFADAMALRDQHMVKLPVIVQNLPDQEAVLSRAIDLRARLEAEASAEQADGGCRIRPIVLVQAESKSKDAALTFEKAKAELLNRGVPEDWIKIKTANLDELKGIDLSAADCPVRFIITINALKEGWDCPFAYILATLADRSSAVDVEQILGRILRQPYVRPHGREQLNMSYVLTSSAQFGQTLEKIVAGLNRAGFSRRDFRARDESQAPVAVAPSTGKTPPPSASGSLFDSPTTTPAQAPVSSSANATVEDIMAFALQANAELEQASQALNGNYQAQEVRNAMDVYPIRQAFAEQVAALRLPQFFQVMPGSSLFEQGHVFLERDALLSGFQIADCDVNDFAVAPASGDLIKLDLLKVGESAGDYEPTRVRLKDQEIRRWRDYLSNLDADAKRRQLSGLVNNWIGKMPPLADSDLLAYINKILARLSPGDLELVVEQQHAYVDAIRKRVRKEIQQFARKRFKEWLGLGKIELRENHALSSEIAPRHTSAIATENSLYLREERGNGLEERMADFLMDCDNVRWWHRNLVNKGFVLNGALNHYPDFIVCLKSGVIVLLETKGSDRDNSDSAAKIELGSLWEARAGIKYRYRMVFETDPLDGAITWAQACDLVKAL; encoded by the coding sequence ATGGAACTGAACACCTATCAGAGCCAGGTGATCCGCGACCTGGAGACATTCATCAAGCGCTGGCAGGCCTGCAACGATAGCGTGCTGGCTTACCGTGCACATTGGGACGACGTCGGCGCAGTAAAGATGCCCGGCTACAAAGCCGCGCAGCACAGCGCCCCGCAGGTGTGCGCCAAAGTGCCCACGGCAGGCGGCAAGACCCTGATTGGTCTGCATGCGACGGAGGCCATTTTTCGCGGCCTACAACGGCGCCAGGGGGATGCACGGCTGTGCATCTGGTTGGTGCCTTCATTATCGATTTTGCAGCAAGTGCTAACGGCGTTGCGCAACCCCGATCACCCATACCGACAGACGCTCAATCGTTTGTTCGATGGCCGGGTAACGGTATTGGACAAGAGCGAATTGCTCGCTGGCGGCCAGTTCAGCCTCGACGAAGTACGCGACGGCCTTGTGCTGACCGTGCTCAGCTACGACAGCCTGCGCGCGACCAATAAAGAAAACCGCAAGCTGTACCAGGAAAACAGCGCACTGGAAGACTTCAGTGAAACCGCATTGGCACTGGCAGAAGGCACCGACCCCGCCTCGCTGGTCGCGGCCATGGCCGGCCTCAACCCTGTGGTTATCGTCGACGAGAGCCATAACGTCACCAGCGGCCTCTCTCAGGAGATGCTCTGTAACCTCAACCCCGCTTTTGTGTTTGAGCTGACAGCTACGCCGCGCGAAGGCGCCAATATCATCAGCTTCGCCGACGCGATGGCGCTGCGTGATCAGCACATGGTCAAGCTCCCGGTCATCGTGCAAAACCTGCCGGATCAGGAGGCAGTGCTCAGCCGCGCCATCGATTTGCGCGCTCGCCTGGAAGCCGAAGCGAGTGCCGAGCAAGCAGACGGCGGCTGCCGGATCAGACCTATCGTGCTGGTGCAGGCCGAAAGCAAGAGCAAGGATGCCGCTCTGACCTTCGAGAAGGCCAAGGCCGAACTGCTCAATCGCGGTGTGCCAGAAGACTGGATCAAGATCAAAACGGCCAATCTGGACGAACTGAAAGGTATCGACCTGAGCGCGGCGGATTGCCCGGTACGCTTCATCATTACCATCAATGCGCTCAAGGAAGGCTGGGACTGCCCGTTCGCCTACATCCTGGCCACCCTGGCTGATCGCTCGTCTGCCGTGGATGTGGAGCAGATTCTTGGCCGCATCCTGCGCCAGCCTTATGTGCGCCCGCATGGCCGTGAGCAGTTGAACATGAGTTATGTGCTGACCTCTTCGGCACAGTTTGGCCAGACGCTGGAAAAGATCGTCGCCGGTCTCAACCGGGCCGGCTTCAGCCGTCGAGACTTTCGTGCCCGCGACGAATCTCAGGCGCCGGTGGCCGTGGCACCGAGCACAGGAAAAACGCCACCACCGAGCGCATCTGGATCGCTCTTTGACTCACCAACCACGACGCCAGCGCAAGCGCCCGTTAGCAGCTCAGCTAACGCAACAGTTGAAGACATTATGGCGTTTGCCCTGCAAGCCAACGCCGAGCTTGAACAGGCCAGTCAGGCCTTGAACGGCAACTACCAGGCACAGGAAGTAAGGAACGCCATGGATGTTTACCCGATTCGCCAAGCCTTTGCCGAGCAGGTGGCAGCCTTGCGTTTACCGCAGTTCTTTCAGGTAATGCCCGGTTCCTCCCTGTTCGAGCAGGGGCATGTCTTTCTCGAACGCGATGCCTTGCTGTCGGGCTTCCAGATTGCAGATTGCGACGTCAATGATTTTGCCGTGGCCCCGGCCAGCGGCGATCTGATCAAGCTGGATTTGCTCAAGGTCGGAGAGTCGGCAGGGGATTACGAGCCTACGCGGGTAAGACTCAAGGATCAGGAGATTCGTCGGTGGCGCGATTACCTGTCAAACCTTGATGCGGATGCCAAGCGCCGGCAATTGAGCGGGCTGGTCAACAACTGGATCGGCAAGATGCCGCCATTGGCTGACAGTGATTTGCTGGCCTACATCAACAAGATCCTGGCGCGCCTGAGCCCTGGGGATCTGGAGTTGGTCGTAGAGCAACAGCACGCTTATGTCGATGCCATTCGCAAACGCGTGCGCAAGGAAATTCAGCAATTCGCACGCAAGCGCTTCAAGGAATGGCTTGGCCTGGGCAAGATCGAGCTGCGTGAAAATCATGCGCTGTCGAGCGAGATCGCACCCCGGCACACCTCTGCCATCGCCACGGAAAACAGCCTGTACCTGCGTGAAGAACGAGGCAATGGCCTGGAAGAACGCATGGCCGACTTCCTGATGGACTGCGACAACGTTCGCTGGTGGCATCGCAACCTTGTCAACAAAGGTTTCGTACTCAACGGAGCACTCAATCACTATCCCGACTTTATCGTGTGCCTGAAATCGGGAGTGATCGTCTTGTTGGAAACCAAAGGCAGCGATAGGGACAACTCCGATAGCGCCGCGAAAATCGAACTGGGAAGTCTCTGGGAAGCACGAGCCGGGATTAAATACCGCTACCGGATGGTGTTTGAGACGGATCCATTGGATGGGGCGATTACCTGGGCGCAGGCCTGTGATTTGGTCAAAGCGCTTTGA
- a CDS encoding LysR substrate-binding domain-containing protein, with product MNLETKWLEDFVTLAATRSFSQAAEKRFVTQPAFSRRIRSLEGMLGLTLVDRSCTPVELTESGKLFLVTARSLVEQLGEVVRHLHNLEGQQGEMLSIAAAHSLTLGFFPEWIARLRREGLPLTTRLVATNVGEAVHSLREGACDLILAYYDPDAALQMDPAIFPSLHLGATSMLPVCAVNESGAPLYDLDNGQSVPLLAYSAGAFLGRSVNLLLRQRALRSTTVYETAMADSLKSMALQGMGVAWVPRLSVTAELARGELTICGAEQWQIPLEIRLYRCALVRKAAVRLLWRKLETGEVGG from the coding sequence ATGAACCTGGAAACCAAATGGCTGGAAGACTTCGTCACCCTGGCCGCCACCCGCAGCTTTTCCCAGGCTGCGGAAAAGCGCTTCGTCACCCAGCCGGCATTCAGCCGACGTATCCGCAGCCTGGAAGGCATGCTCGGCCTGACCCTGGTCGACCGTTCCTGCACCCCGGTCGAGCTGACCGAGTCCGGCAAGTTGTTCCTGGTGACCGCGCGCAGCCTGGTCGAACAGCTTGGCGAAGTGGTGCGCCACCTGCACAACCTCGAAGGCCAGCAGGGCGAGATGCTGTCGATTGCCGCCGCCCACTCGCTGACCCTGGGTTTCTTTCCGGAATGGATCGCCCGCCTGCGCCGCGAAGGTCTGCCACTGACCACCCGCCTGGTGGCGACCAACGTCGGCGAAGCGGTGCATTCACTGCGTGAAGGCGCCTGCGACCTGATCCTTGCCTATTACGACCCTGACGCGGCGCTGCAGATGGACCCGGCGATCTTCCCCTCGCTGCACCTGGGCGCCACATCGATGTTGCCGGTATGCGCGGTCAACGAGTCCGGCGCGCCGCTGTACGACCTCGACAATGGCCAGAGCGTACCGCTGCTGGCTTACAGCGCCGGCGCCTTTCTCGGTCGCTCGGTCAACCTGCTGCTACGCCAGCGCGCATTACGCTCGACCACCGTGTACGAAACCGCTATGGCCGACAGCCTCAAGAGCATGGCCCTGCAGGGCATGGGCGTGGCCTGGGTGCCACGGCTATCAGTGACTGCGGAACTGGCCCGTGGCGAACTGACTATCTGTGGCGCAGAGCAGTGGCAGATTCCACTGGAAATCCGCCTATACCGCTGCGCCCTGGTGCGCAAGGCGGCGGTGCGTTTGCTGTGGCGCAAGCTGGAGACGGGGGAGGTGGGTGGCTGA
- a CDS encoding aspartate ammonia-lyase: MSPAASVRVEKDLLGTLEVPADAYYGIQTLRAVQNFRLSGVPLSHYPKLVIGLAMVKQASADANRELGHLSAAKHTAISTACARIIQGEFHEQFVVDMIQGGAGTSTNMNANEVIANIALEAMGFEKGQYQHLHPNNDVNMAQSTNDAYPTAIRLGLLLGHDSLLSALDKLIQSFASKGLEFGHVLKMGRTQLQDAVPMTLGQEFHAFATTLGEDLQHLKMLAPALLTEVNLGGTAIGTGINADPKYQALAVKRLSVISGHPLKPAADLIEATSDMGAFVLFSGMLKRTAVKLSKICNDLRLLSSGPRTGINEINLPARQPGSSIMPGKVNPVIPEAVNQVAFEVIGNDLALTMAAEGGQLQLNVMEPLIAYKIFDSIRLLTRAMDMLRELCIDGITANEARCRELMENSIGLITALNPYIGYENATRIAKVALESGRGVLELVREEQLLDEATLADILRPENMIAPRLVPLQQ, from the coding sequence ATGTCCCCTGCTGCATCTGTTCGCGTCGAAAAAGACCTGCTCGGCACCCTCGAAGTCCCCGCCGATGCCTATTACGGTATCCAGACCCTGCGCGCCGTGCAGAACTTCCGCCTGTCCGGTGTGCCGCTGTCGCATTATCCGAAGCTGGTAATCGGCCTGGCCATGGTCAAGCAGGCCTCGGCGGACGCCAACCGCGAGCTGGGCCATCTGTCCGCCGCCAAGCACACGGCAATCAGCACCGCCTGCGCACGCATCATCCAGGGCGAGTTCCACGAGCAGTTCGTGGTCGACATGATCCAGGGCGGCGCCGGCACCTCGACCAACATGAACGCCAACGAGGTCATCGCCAACATCGCGCTGGAGGCCATGGGCTTTGAGAAAGGCCAGTACCAGCACCTGCACCCGAACAACGATGTGAACATGGCGCAGTCGACCAACGACGCCTACCCGACTGCCATTCGCCTGGGCCTGCTGCTCGGCCATGACAGCCTGCTGAGTGCGCTGGACAAGCTGATTCAGTCCTTCGCCTCCAAAGGGCTGGAGTTCGGCCATGTGCTGAAGATGGGTCGCACCCAGTTGCAGGACGCCGTGCCGATGACTCTGGGTCAGGAATTCCACGCCTTCGCCACCACCCTGGGCGAAGACCTACAGCACCTGAAGATGCTCGCCCCGGCGCTGCTCACCGAGGTCAACCTGGGCGGCACCGCCATCGGCACCGGCATCAACGCCGACCCGAAATACCAGGCCCTGGCGGTCAAGCGCCTGAGCGTGATCAGCGGTCACCCGCTCAAGCCGGCGGCCGACCTGATCGAAGCCACCAGCGACATGGGCGCCTTCGTGCTGTTCTCCGGCATGCTCAAGCGCACGGCGGTCAAGCTGTCGAAGATCTGCAACGACCTGCGCCTGCTGTCCAGCGGCCCGCGTACCGGCATCAACGAAATCAACCTGCCGGCGCGTCAGCCGGGCAGCTCGATCATGCCGGGCAAGGTCAACCCGGTGATCCCCGAGGCAGTCAATCAGGTGGCCTTCGAAGTGATCGGCAACGACCTGGCGCTGACCATGGCCGCCGAAGGTGGCCAGCTGCAGCTGAACGTGATGGAGCCGCTGATCGCCTACAAGATCTTCGACTCGATCCGCCTGCTCACCCGCGCCATGGATATGCTGCGCGAACTGTGCATCGACGGTATCACCGCCAACGAAGCGCGCTGCCGCGAACTGATGGAAAACTCCATCGGCCTGATCACCGCGCTGAACCCCTACATCGGCTACGAGAACGCCACGCGCATCGCCAAGGTCGCCCTGGAAAGCGGGCGCGGCGTGCTGGAACTGGTGCGCGAGGAGCAGTTGCTGGATGAGGCCACCCTGGCCGACATTCTGCGCCCCGAGAACATGATCGCCCCACGCCTCGTGCCCCTGCAGCAGTAA
- a CDS encoding PLP-dependent aminotransferase family protein, whose amino-acid sequence MSRSPSLPFDLSGIRLQPGQGLARQLYQALRVRILDGRLASGTRLPASRELAALLGISRNTVTRALDQLYAEGYVAGRVGDGTYVAELARSRPTPSPAVTPAASSPALQRLHTHHLPLPPSGAPRAFRIGVPAFDLFPFETWARLQARFWRKPALARLGYGDPAGDLQLRELIAAYLRSSRGLTCETQQILITCGSQQAISLCAQLLIQPGERVAIENPGYRAAGHAFAVAGAQLCGVAVDHDGLDVDALQRLHDCRLAYVTPAHQHPTGVTLSLPRRLALLAWAKRVNGWIIEDDYDGEYRYSGTPLAPLTALDGQQRVIYIGTFGKLAFPALRLGYLVLPPALAEPFARRQALEIRHSEVGTQAVMAEFVAAGHFQRHVRRMRQAARSRRDALIEAWPQAIPGCSPLPAVEAGLHLSIRVESLARERELIGAARAAGIEMTPLSDYWLPDSETAEEARAGLVLGFAAVPEAQIIEAVQTLRRAWKL is encoded by the coding sequence ATGAGCCGCTCGCCCTCATTGCCGTTCGACCTTTCCGGTATTCGCCTGCAACCCGGCCAGGGCTTGGCACGTCAGCTGTACCAGGCCTTGCGCGTGCGCATCCTCGATGGCCGCCTGGCCAGTGGCACGCGCCTGCCGGCCAGCCGTGAGCTGGCCGCGCTACTGGGCATCTCGCGCAACACCGTGACCCGCGCGCTGGACCAGCTGTATGCCGAGGGCTACGTGGCCGGGCGGGTCGGCGATGGCACCTATGTCGCCGAACTGGCGCGCAGTCGCCCCACGCCCTCTCCAGCCGTTACGCCAGCGGCATCCAGCCCGGCACTGCAGCGCCTGCACACGCACCACCTGCCGCTGCCGCCGAGCGGCGCGCCGCGCGCCTTTCGCATCGGTGTACCGGCTTTCGATCTGTTCCCCTTCGAGACCTGGGCACGCCTGCAGGCGCGCTTCTGGCGCAAACCCGCGCTGGCACGGCTGGGCTATGGCGACCCGGCCGGTGACCTGCAGCTACGCGAGCTGATCGCCGCCTATCTGCGCAGCAGCCGCGGCCTGACCTGCGAGACGCAGCAGATATTGATCACCTGCGGCTCGCAGCAGGCCATCAGCCTCTGCGCGCAGTTGCTGATTCAACCGGGCGAGCGCGTGGCCATCGAAAACCCCGGCTACCGCGCGGCGGGCCATGCCTTCGCCGTGGCCGGCGCGCAGCTGTGCGGCGTGGCGGTGGACCATGACGGCCTGGACGTCGACGCCCTGCAGCGTCTGCACGACTGCCGGCTGGCCTATGTCACACCCGCGCACCAGCACCCCACCGGCGTCACCCTGTCGCTGCCCAGGCGCCTGGCCTTGCTGGCGTGGGCCAAGCGCGTCAACGGCTGGATCATCGAGGACGACTACGACGGCGAGTACCGCTACAGCGGCACCCCGCTCGCGCCACTGACAGCGCTGGATGGGCAGCAGCGGGTGATCTACATCGGCACCTTCGGCAAGCTCGCCTTCCCGGCGCTGCGCCTGGGCTATCTGGTGCTGCCGCCCGCGCTGGCCGAGCCCTTCGCCAGGCGCCAGGCGCTGGAGATACGCCACTCGGAGGTCGGCACCCAGGCGGTGATGGCCGAATTTGTCGCTGCCGGACACTTCCAGCGTCATGTGCGGCGCATGCGCCAGGCGGCGCGCAGCCGCCGCGACGCTCTGATCGAGGCCTGGCCGCAGGCGATTCCCGGATGCTCACCGTTGCCGGCCGTGGAAGCCGGCCTGCATCTAAGCATCAGGGTCGAGAGCCTGGCCCGTGAACGCGAGCTGATCGGCGCCGCCCGCGCAGCCGGTATCGAGATGACCCCCTTGAGCGACTACTGGCTGCCCGACAGCGAAACGGCCGAGGAGGCCCGCGCTGGACTGGTGCTGGGCTTTGCCGCGGTGCCCGAGGCGCAAATCATCGAGGCGGTGCAGACGCTACGCCGGGCGTGGAAGCTGTAA
- a CDS encoding FMN-binding negative transcriptional regulator, which translates to MYCPAAFRQDDLPSLHAQIQSSGLAIVTSTGAQGLQASHLPLLLEPGEGEFGTLYGHFASANGHWHDLAAGAEALVVFSGADAYVHPGWYPAKAEHGKVVPTWNYIAVHAWGQAEVFDEPERLLELVSRLSDRHEQGRAQPWAVSDAPREYIDAMLRAIVGFALPIRRLEGKWKLSQNRSASDQAGVRTGLATSNNPRDHELAAQMNPAD; encoded by the coding sequence ATGTACTGCCCCGCCGCCTTTCGCCAGGACGACCTGCCCAGCCTGCACGCGCAGATACAGTCCAGTGGACTGGCCATCGTGACCAGCACTGGCGCACAGGGCCTTCAAGCCAGCCATCTGCCGCTGTTGCTTGAACCTGGCGAAGGCGAGTTCGGCACCCTGTACGGCCACTTCGCCAGCGCCAATGGGCACTGGCACGATCTGGCCGCTGGCGCCGAGGCACTGGTGGTATTCAGCGGTGCGGACGCCTACGTGCATCCCGGCTGGTACCCGGCCAAGGCCGAGCACGGCAAGGTGGTGCCGACCTGGAATTACATCGCCGTGCATGCCTGGGGCCAGGCCGAAGTGTTCGACGAGCCCGAGCGCCTGCTCGAGCTGGTCAGCCGCCTCAGCGACCGCCACGAACAAGGCCGCGCGCAGCCCTGGGCGGTCAGCGATGCGCCGCGCGAGTACATCGACGCCATGCTGCGCGCCATCGTCGGTTTCGCCCTGCCGATCCGCCGACTCGAAGGTAAATGGAAGCTCAGCCAGAACCGCTCAGCCAGCGACCAGGCCGGCGTGCGTACCGGCCTGGCAACGTCCAACAACCCGCGCGACCACGAATTGGCAGCGCAGATGAATCCCGCCGACTGA
- a CDS encoding helix-turn-helix domain-containing protein, producing the protein MSDSLGSNLKLLCSHYRSIAEVCRKLSINRAQFNRYLAGQSRPTTHNLKRICDFFGVEPFELAMPAEQFTRLIGARSGAAQPHGGSDPLLELFAPLRRQASPMERYCGYYFEYSNCMSVPGHVLLSLVHLREERGNYLFERQERQERQEPTRGGSEDWVRCRYLGTAFFLQDRLFLVDYESLTGNEMSQTILIPSFKSRIIRLNGIKTGVSSGDRRTPACTRVVWQYLGNEINRVNAYRQLMLYAPDDPRIDDDIRQRLGGAQLRGGLFEME; encoded by the coding sequence ATGTCCGATTCCCTCGGCAGCAATCTGAAACTGCTCTGCAGCCATTACCGTTCGATCGCCGAGGTGTGTCGCAAGCTGTCGATCAACCGCGCGCAGTTCAATCGCTACCTGGCCGGGCAGAGTCGGCCGACCACGCACAACCTCAAGCGCATCTGCGATTTCTTCGGCGTCGAGCCCTTCGAGCTGGCCATGCCGGCCGAGCAGTTCACCCGCCTGATCGGTGCACGCAGCGGCGCCGCGCAACCGCACGGCGGCAGCGACCCGTTGCTGGAGCTGTTCGCCCCGTTGCGCCGTCAGGCCAGCCCGATGGAGCGCTACTGCGGCTACTACTTCGAGTACTCCAACTGCATGTCGGTACCGGGGCATGTGTTGCTGTCACTGGTGCACCTGCGCGAAGAGCGCGGCAACTACCTGTTCGAGCGCCAGGAACGCCAGGAGCGCCAGGAACCTACACGCGGCGGCAGTGAGGACTGGGTGCGCTGTCGCTACCTGGGCACGGCGTTCTTCCTGCAGGACCGCCTGTTTCTGGTCGACTACGAGTCGCTCACCGGCAACGAGATGAGCCAGACCATCCTGATTCCCAGCTTCAAGAGCCGCATCATCCGCCTCAACGGCATCAAGACCGGCGTCTCCAGCGGCGACCGGCGCACGCCGGCCTGCACCCGCGTGGTCTGGCAGTACCTGGGCAACGAGATCAACCGGGTCAACGCCTATCGCCAGTTGATGCTCTACGCCCCCGACGACCCGCGCATCGACGACGACATCCGCCAGCGCCTGGGCGGCGCGCAGCTGCGGGGTGGGTTGTTCGAGATGGAGTGA
- a CDS encoding alanine/glycine:cation symporter family protein, with amino-acid sequence MLDLLNDLIWSKLLIVMLIGLGLYFTVASRFVQFRYFSSMFRIFGEAFKRQPGQLSSFQALMLSVAGRVGAGNIAGVSVAIMLGGPGAIFWMWVVALVGMATSYFECSLAQLYKRREPDGTYRGGPAFYIQHGLGQRWLGVVVSILLLVTFGFGFNAVQSFTVASSLHDTFGLPTIVSGLILTGVIGVIIFGGIKRIASMADVLVPMMAFSYIGMALVVIGMNFGEVPATFAMIFKAAFGLEPAFAGGIGAAIMMGVKRGLFSNEAGLGSAPNVAAVAEVKHPAAQGIVQSLSVFIDTLLVCTSTALIILLSGVYQPGSEMAGVVLTQTALAAEVGEWGRVFVSIALLLFVFTTLIYNYYLGENALGFFSQKRGPVVIYRVLVVALVLWGSVQDLGTVFAFADVTMGLLAICNLIALALLFKVGLRLMRDYDAQIKAGVESPVFDPQKFADLDLDPKVWQAPADAPVTHAELGDRVYQR; translated from the coding sequence ATGCTCGATCTTCTCAATGACCTCATCTGGAGCAAGCTGCTGATCGTGATGCTGATCGGCCTTGGTCTGTACTTCACCGTCGCCTCGCGTTTCGTCCAGTTTCGCTACTTCAGCAGCATGTTCCGCATCTTCGGTGAGGCGTTCAAACGCCAGCCGGGTCAGCTCAGCTCGTTCCAGGCACTGATGCTGTCGGTGGCAGGCCGCGTCGGCGCCGGCAACATCGCCGGTGTATCCGTGGCAATCATGCTCGGTGGCCCGGGCGCCATCTTCTGGATGTGGGTCGTGGCTCTGGTCGGCATGGCCACCAGCTACTTCGAGTGCTCCCTGGCGCAGCTGTACAAGCGGCGTGAACCGGATGGCACCTACCGTGGTGGCCCGGCCTTCTACATCCAGCACGGCCTCGGCCAGCGCTGGCTGGGTGTCGTCGTGTCGATCCTGCTGCTGGTGACCTTCGGGTTCGGCTTCAACGCCGTGCAGTCGTTCACCGTGGCCAGCTCGCTGCATGACACCTTCGGCCTGCCGACCATCGTCAGCGGCCTGATCCTGACCGGGGTGATCGGCGTGATCATCTTCGGCGGCATCAAGCGCATCGCCAGCATGGCCGACGTGCTGGTACCGATGATGGCGTTCTCCTACATCGGCATGGCGCTGGTGGTGATCGGCATGAACTTCGGTGAGGTGCCGGCGACCTTCGCCATGATCTTCAAAGCGGCCTTCGGCCTGGAGCCGGCCTTCGCTGGCGGTATCGGCGCGGCCATCATGATGGGCGTCAAGCGCGGCCTGTTCTCCAACGAAGCGGGGCTGGGCAGCGCGCCGAACGTGGCGGCGGTGGCCGAGGTCAAGCATCCGGCGGCGCAGGGCATCGTGCAGTCGCTGAGCGTGTTCATCGACACCCTGCTGGTGTGCACCAGCACCGCGCTGATCATCCTGCTCTCCGGCGTTTACCAGCCGGGCAGCGAAATGGCCGGTGTCGTCCTGACCCAGACCGCCCTGGCGGCCGAAGTCGGTGAGTGGGGCCGGGTGTTCGTCAGCATCGCCCTGCTGCTGTTCGTCTTCACCACCCTGATCTACAACTACTACCTGGGTGAAAACGCCCTGGGCTTCTTCAGCCAGAAGCGTGGGCCGGTGGTGATCTACCGCGTGCTGGTGGTGGCTCTGGTGCTGTGGGGCTCGGTGCAGGATCTGGGCACCGTGTTCGCCTTCGCCGACGTAACCATGGGCCTGCTGGCGATCTGCAACCTGATTGCCCTGGCACTGCTGTTCAAGGTGGGCCTGCGCCTGATGCGCGACTACGATGCTCAGATCAAGGCCGGGGTCGAGTCGCCGGTGTTCGATCCGCAGAAGTTCGCCGACCTGGATCTCGATCCCAAGGTCTGGCAGGCTCCGGCAGATGCTCCGGTAACCCACGCCGAACTGGGTGATCGCGTTTACCAGCGCTGA
- a CDS encoding asparaginase: MATPEKLLVLYTGGTIGMQMSADGLAPASGFEARMRTQQASENASELPQWTFRELLPLIDSANMNTGHWLVLRDEIVTAVQTDGHDAVLVLHGTDTLAYSAAALSFLLLGLDVPVVLTGAMQPAGVDGGDAWPNLFGAMRALYRGVAPGVHLYFNGQLLHGARCSKLRSDAFDAFQVLPRQRQAERAEVSARIDYRQARKAVNLAVLPLHPAMQAGHLHALLASGVQGLLLECYGSGTGPAGDAQLMSVLREAHQRGVVLAAISQCPQGHVQFGVYAAGSRLAEVGLVSCGGMTREAALGKLFALLGAGLPQTEVEHWLARDLCGEMSD; this comes from the coding sequence ATGGCGACCCCAGAAAAACTCCTGGTGCTGTACACCGGCGGCACCATCGGCATGCAGATGAGTGCAGACGGCCTGGCGCCGGCTTCGGGTTTCGAGGCGCGCATGCGCACCCAACAAGCCAGCGAGAACGCCAGCGAACTGCCGCAATGGACCTTCCGCGAGCTGCTGCCGCTGATCGACAGCGCCAACATGAACACCGGCCACTGGCTGGTGCTGCGTGACGAGATCGTCACCGCCGTGCAGACCGATGGCCACGACGCCGTGCTGGTACTGCATGGCACCGATACCCTGGCCTACAGCGCCGCCGCGCTGAGTTTTTTGCTCCTCGGTCTCGACGTGCCGGTGGTGCTGACCGGCGCCATGCAGCCAGCCGGTGTCGATGGCGGCGATGCCTGGCCCAATCTGTTCGGCGCCATGCGTGCGCTGTACCGCGGCGTCGCGCCTGGCGTGCACCTGTACTTCAACGGGCAGCTACTGCATGGCGCACGTTGCTCGAAGTTGCGCAGCGATGCCTTCGACGCCTTCCAGGTGCTGCCGCGTCAGCGTCAGGCCGAGCGGGCAGAGGTCTCTGCACGGATCGACTATCGCCAGGCACGCAAGGCCGTGAACCTTGCCGTGTTGCCGCTGCATCCGGCCATGCAGGCCGGGCATCTGCACGCCCTGCTGGCCAGCGGCGTGCAGGGGCTGTTGCTGGAGTGCTACGGCAGCGGCACCGGCCCGGCCGGCGACGCGCAATTGATGAGCGTGCTGCGTGAAGCGCATCAGCGCGGCGTGGTATTGGCGGCGATCAGTCAGTGCCCGCAAGGCCATGTGCAGTTCGGCGTGTACGCGGCCGGCAGTCGTCTGGCCGAGGTGGGCCTGGTGTCCTGTGGCGGCATGACCCGCGAAGCCGCACTGGGCAAGCTGTTCGCCCTGCTCGGCGCCGGTTTGCCGCAAACGGAGGTTGAGCACTGGCTGGCGCGCGATCTCTGTGGTGAGATGAGCGACTGA